A genomic stretch from Ictalurus punctatus breed USDA103 chromosome 2, Coco_2.0, whole genome shotgun sequence includes:
- the pdxdc1 gene encoding pyridoxal-dependent decarboxylase domain-containing protein 1 isoform X3, with product MDPTLAEMGSHLSDAMKILESGQLETAQDTERRQLSWRDIPGPLQGDGQNFVTILQFIQNLMHDDEDKQGHRRMQCVGEQGHMALLGHSLAAYISILDKERVRKLTTRILSDTTLWLCRLFRYENGSAYYHEDERDGLLKVCRLVIHTHYDDYAAEGYSVFSVRAPVIYLSAACRPGLGEHLCSQLGLPLSSVCTVPCNTMFGSQHQMDVALLDKLIKEDIEAGKLPLLLVANAGTPGAGHTDKLSRLKELCVQYGVWLHAEGVNLATLVLGTVSSAVTAATKSDSMTLTPGPWLGLPAVPAATLYRHEDPALSLAAGLTSSHPVEKLRALPLWLSLQYLGHDGIVEKIQHASQLSQQLLAQLKTLSSIKTSVEDDLSSPVVVFRFSQDTSSASSGGSAEGYCGGDRDVQDALNRWLGEQLALLVPESGVDVVELEDEGVCVRFNPLMTAAALGTQQADVAALAEKLAETIPMLSSTLRLRHDFREEVLQYAALTYIEDLSWAGLGAVRYEPKTTDIDGAKRRLEVEKVNAELLKKLKDMDTELEFSTGPEFGEEKDCVFIGMASEDLDVSVLVETIASTGREIEESGKLLENMTEVVRKGILEAELQLQRSAEEKLLEEGVLRQIPLVGSMLNWLSPIQSSVKGRTFDLTAGCLDSTEPIYSMKTQTSKEASPETPTSTPKRLAGQKLFRRSTAGSESCSETSSVCHLDESLKEAEVPQPLAGVSETPLELTQEVEVSDQRVPEGEEESDSIR from the exons ATGGATCCGACGCTTGCTGAAATGGGGAGCCACCTCTCTGATGCCATGAAGATTTTGGAGAGTGGCCAGCt AGAGACGGCGCAGGACACAGAGAGACGGCAGCTCAGCTGGAGAGACATTCCAGGACCTTTACAGGGAGA CGGACAGAACTTCGTGACGATACTGCAGTTCATTCAGAACCTCATGCATGATGACGAGGACAAGCAGGGACACCG cAGGATGCAGTGTGTTGGAGAGCAGGGTCACATGGCCTTACTGGGTCACAGCCTGGCTGCTTACATCTCCATTTTGGATAAAGAACGTGTGAGAAAACTGACTACACGCATCCTCTCAGACACCACGCTCTGGCTCTGCAGACTCTTCCg GTATGAGAACGGCTCGGCGTATTACCACGAGGACGAGCGAGACGGGCTGCTGAAGGTGTGTCGGCTGGTCATTCACACGCACTATGACGATTACGCTGCAGAGGGATACAGTGTGTTCAGCGTCAGAGCACCGGTCATTTACCTGAGCGCAGCCTGCAGGCCAGGGCTGGGAGAACACCTGTGCAGCCAG TTGGGTCTGCCTCTGTCCAGCGTCTGCACCGTGCCGTGCAACACCATGTTCGGCTCTCAGCACCAAATG GACGTGGCCTTGCTGGACAAGCTCATCAAAGAGGACATCGAGGCTGGGAAACTTCCTCTGCTTTTAGTAGCAAACGCTG gAACTCCCGGCGCGGGTCATACAGACAAACTGAGTCGTCTGAAAGAGTTGTGTGTTCAGTACGGCGTGTGGCTCCACGCGGAGGG tgtcaatctggcaaccctggtgcTTGGGACCGTCTCCTCTGCAGTCACG gcaGCCACTAAGAGTGACAGTATGACGTTGACTCCTGGCCCATGGCTCGGACTCCCGGCTGTTCCTGCCGCGACTCTTTACAGACACGAGGATCCTGCGCTG tctttaGCAGCAGGTCTCACTTCCAGCCATCCAGTGGAGAAACTTCGGGCTCTTCCTCTCTGGCTTTCGTTGCAGTATCTTGGACACGATGGGATCGTAGAGAAGATCCAGCACGCCTCTCAGCTT AGTCAGCAGCTCCTGGCGCAGCTGAAGACTTTGTCCTCCATAAAGACGTCG GTCGAGGATGACCTCAGTTCTCCAGTGGTCGTGTTCAGGTTCTCTCAAGATACAAGTTCAG CGTCGAGCGGAGGGTCAGCAGAGGGGTACTGTGGAGGAGACAGAGATGTACAGGATGCGCTAAACAGATGG CTCGGCGAGCAGTTAGCGCTGCTGGTCCCTGAGAGTGGCGTTGATGTGGTCGAGCTGGAGGATGAAGGCGTGTGTGTTCGCTTTAACCCTCTAATGACTGCTGCAG ctttgGGCACACAGCAGGCGGACGTAGCAGCTTTGGCGGAGAAGTTAGCGGAGACGATCCCCATGTTGAGCTCCACGCTGCGTTTGAGGCACGATTTCCGAGAGGAAGTTCTCCAATACGCCGCGCTGACGTACATCGAGGATTTGAGCTGGGCCGGACTCGGAGCTGTGAG GTACGAGCCGAAGACGACGGACATCGACGGAGCGAAGAGACGGCTGGAAGTGGAGAAGGTCAACGCTGAGCTGCTGAAGAAACTGAAGGACATGGACACCGAGCTGGAATTCTCAACAG GGCCTGAATTCGGTGAAGAGAAGGACTGTGTATTCATCGGGATGGCGTCAGAAGACCTGGACGTTTCGGTGTTGGTCGAAACCATCGCGTCTACGGGGAGAGAGATCGAGGAGAGCGGGAAG TTGTTAGAGAACATGACCGAGGTGGTGAGGAAGGGAATCCTGGAGGCCGAGCTGCAGCTTCAGAGATCTGCTGAGGAGAAACTCttggaggag GGGGTGCTGCGGCAGATTCCTCTGGTCGGCTCCATGCTCAACTGGCTCTCTCCGATTCAGAGCTCGGTGAAAGGCAGAACGTTCGATCTGACAGCAG GTTGCCTGGACAGCACTGAGCCGATTTACTCCATGAAGACTCAGACAAGTAAAGAGGCTTCACCCGAAACACCCACGTCTACACCCAAACGGCTTGCAG GACAAAAGCTGTTCCGACGCTCCACCGCCGGTTCGGAGTCGTGCAGCGAGACCAGCTCCGTCTGCCACCTCGACGAGTCTCTAAAGGAGGCGGAAGTTCCTCAACCTCTCGCGGGCGTGTCGGAGACGCCTCTGGAGCTCACGCAGGAAGTAGAAGTGTCAGATCAGCGCGTTCCCGAGGGCGAGGAGGAGTCCGACTCGATCAGATAG
- the pdxdc1 gene encoding pyridoxal-dependent decarboxylase domain-containing protein 1 isoform X4: MDPTLAEMGSHLSDAMKILESGQLETAQDTERRQLSWRDIPGPLQGDGQNFVTILQFIQNLMHDDEDKQGHRMQCVGEQGHMALLGHSLAAYISILDKERVRKLTTRILSDTTLWLCRLFRYENGSAYYHEDERDGLLKVCRLVIHTHYDDYAAEGYSVFSVRAPVIYLSAACRPGLGEHLCSQLGLPLSSVCTVPCNTMFGSQHQMDVALLDKLIKEDIEAGKLPLLLVANAGTPGAGHTDKLSRLKELCVQYGVWLHAEGVNLATLVLGTVSSAVTAATKSDSMTLTPGPWLGLPAVPAATLYRHEDPALSLAAGLTSSHPVEKLRALPLWLSLQYLGHDGIVEKIQHASQLSQQLLAQLKTLSSIKTSVEDDLSSPVVVFRFSQDTSSASSGGSAEGYCGGDRDVQDALNRWLGEQLALLVPESGVDVVELEDEGVCVRFNPLMTAAALGTQQADVAALAEKLAETIPMLSSTLRLRHDFREEVLQYAALTYIEDLSWAGLGAVRYEPKTTDIDGAKRRLEVEKVNAELLKKLKDMDTELEFSTGPEFGEEKDCVFIGMASEDLDVSVLVETIASTGREIEESGKLLENMTEVVRKGILEAELQLQRSAEEKLLEEGVLRQIPLVGSMLNWLSPIQSSVKGRTFDLTAGCLDSTEPIYSMKTQTSKEASPETPTSTPKRLAGQKLFRRSTAGSESCSETSSVCHLDESLKEAEVPQPLAGVSETPLELTQEVEVSDQRVPEGEEESDSIR, from the exons ATGGATCCGACGCTTGCTGAAATGGGGAGCCACCTCTCTGATGCCATGAAGATTTTGGAGAGTGGCCAGCt AGAGACGGCGCAGGACACAGAGAGACGGCAGCTCAGCTGGAGAGACATTCCAGGACCTTTACAGGGAGA CGGACAGAACTTCGTGACGATACTGCAGTTCATTCAGAACCTCATGCATGATGACGAGGACAAGCAGGGACACCG GATGCAGTGTGTTGGAGAGCAGGGTCACATGGCCTTACTGGGTCACAGCCTGGCTGCTTACATCTCCATTTTGGATAAAGAACGTGTGAGAAAACTGACTACACGCATCCTCTCAGACACCACGCTCTGGCTCTGCAGACTCTTCCg GTATGAGAACGGCTCGGCGTATTACCACGAGGACGAGCGAGACGGGCTGCTGAAGGTGTGTCGGCTGGTCATTCACACGCACTATGACGATTACGCTGCAGAGGGATACAGTGTGTTCAGCGTCAGAGCACCGGTCATTTACCTGAGCGCAGCCTGCAGGCCAGGGCTGGGAGAACACCTGTGCAGCCAG TTGGGTCTGCCTCTGTCCAGCGTCTGCACCGTGCCGTGCAACACCATGTTCGGCTCTCAGCACCAAATG GACGTGGCCTTGCTGGACAAGCTCATCAAAGAGGACATCGAGGCTGGGAAACTTCCTCTGCTTTTAGTAGCAAACGCTG gAACTCCCGGCGCGGGTCATACAGACAAACTGAGTCGTCTGAAAGAGTTGTGTGTTCAGTACGGCGTGTGGCTCCACGCGGAGGG tgtcaatctggcaaccctggtgcTTGGGACCGTCTCCTCTGCAGTCACG gcaGCCACTAAGAGTGACAGTATGACGTTGACTCCTGGCCCATGGCTCGGACTCCCGGCTGTTCCTGCCGCGACTCTTTACAGACACGAGGATCCTGCGCTG tctttaGCAGCAGGTCTCACTTCCAGCCATCCAGTGGAGAAACTTCGGGCTCTTCCTCTCTGGCTTTCGTTGCAGTATCTTGGACACGATGGGATCGTAGAGAAGATCCAGCACGCCTCTCAGCTT AGTCAGCAGCTCCTGGCGCAGCTGAAGACTTTGTCCTCCATAAAGACGTCG GTCGAGGATGACCTCAGTTCTCCAGTGGTCGTGTTCAGGTTCTCTCAAGATACAAGTTCAG CGTCGAGCGGAGGGTCAGCAGAGGGGTACTGTGGAGGAGACAGAGATGTACAGGATGCGCTAAACAGATGG CTCGGCGAGCAGTTAGCGCTGCTGGTCCCTGAGAGTGGCGTTGATGTGGTCGAGCTGGAGGATGAAGGCGTGTGTGTTCGCTTTAACCCTCTAATGACTGCTGCAG ctttgGGCACACAGCAGGCGGACGTAGCAGCTTTGGCGGAGAAGTTAGCGGAGACGATCCCCATGTTGAGCTCCACGCTGCGTTTGAGGCACGATTTCCGAGAGGAAGTTCTCCAATACGCCGCGCTGACGTACATCGAGGATTTGAGCTGGGCCGGACTCGGAGCTGTGAG GTACGAGCCGAAGACGACGGACATCGACGGAGCGAAGAGACGGCTGGAAGTGGAGAAGGTCAACGCTGAGCTGCTGAAGAAACTGAAGGACATGGACACCGAGCTGGAATTCTCAACAG GGCCTGAATTCGGTGAAGAGAAGGACTGTGTATTCATCGGGATGGCGTCAGAAGACCTGGACGTTTCGGTGTTGGTCGAAACCATCGCGTCTACGGGGAGAGAGATCGAGGAGAGCGGGAAG TTGTTAGAGAACATGACCGAGGTGGTGAGGAAGGGAATCCTGGAGGCCGAGCTGCAGCTTCAGAGATCTGCTGAGGAGAAACTCttggaggag GGGGTGCTGCGGCAGATTCCTCTGGTCGGCTCCATGCTCAACTGGCTCTCTCCGATTCAGAGCTCGGTGAAAGGCAGAACGTTCGATCTGACAGCAG GTTGCCTGGACAGCACTGAGCCGATTTACTCCATGAAGACTCAGACAAGTAAAGAGGCTTCACCCGAAACACCCACGTCTACACCCAAACGGCTTGCAG GACAAAAGCTGTTCCGACGCTCCACCGCCGGTTCGGAGTCGTGCAGCGAGACCAGCTCCGTCTGCCACCTCGACGAGTCTCTAAAGGAGGCGGAAGTTCCTCAACCTCTCGCGGGCGTGTCGGAGACGCCTCTGGAGCTCACGCAGGAAGTAGAAGTGTCAGATCAGCGCGTTCCCGAGGGCGAGGAGGAGTCCGACTCGATCAGATAG
- the pdxdc1 gene encoding pyridoxal-dependent decarboxylase domain-containing protein 1 isoform X2, which produces MDPTLAEMGSHLSDAMKILESGQLETAQDTERRQLSWRDIPGPLQGDGQNFVTILQFIQNLMHDDEDKQGHRMQCVGEQGHMALLGHSLAAYISILDKERVRKLTTRILSDTTLWLCRLFRYENGSAYYHEDERDGLLKVCRLVIHTHYDDYAAEGYSVFSVRAPVIYLSAACRPGLGEHLCSQLGLPLSSVCTVPCNTMFGSQHQMDVALLDKLIKEDIEAGKLPLLLVANAGTPGAGHTDKLSRLKELCVQYGVWLHAEGVNLATLVLGTVSSAVTAATKSDSMTLTPGPWLGLPAVPAATLYRHEDPALSLAAGLTSSHPVEKLRALPLWLSLQYLGHDGIVEKIQHASQLSQQLLAQLKTLSSIKTSDVLDSEISLLEALSMVEDDLSSPVVVFRFSQDTSSASSGGSAEGYCGGDRDVQDALNRWLGEQLALLVPESGVDVVELEDEGVCVRFNPLMTAAALGTQQADVAALAEKLAETIPMLSSTLRLRHDFREEVLQYAALTYIEDLSWAGLGAVRYEPKTTDIDGAKRRLEVEKVNAELLKKLKDMDTELEFSTGPEFGEEKDCVFIGMASEDLDVSVLVETIASTGREIEESGKLLENMTEVVRKGILEAELQLQRSAEEKLLEEGVLRQIPLVGSMLNWLSPIQSSVKGRTFDLTAGCLDSTEPIYSMKTQTSKEASPETPTSTPKRLAGQKLFRRSTAGSESCSETSSVCHLDESLKEAEVPQPLAGVSETPLELTQEVEVSDQRVPEGEEESDSIR; this is translated from the exons ATGGATCCGACGCTTGCTGAAATGGGGAGCCACCTCTCTGATGCCATGAAGATTTTGGAGAGTGGCCAGCt AGAGACGGCGCAGGACACAGAGAGACGGCAGCTCAGCTGGAGAGACATTCCAGGACCTTTACAGGGAGA CGGACAGAACTTCGTGACGATACTGCAGTTCATTCAGAACCTCATGCATGATGACGAGGACAAGCAGGGACACCG GATGCAGTGTGTTGGAGAGCAGGGTCACATGGCCTTACTGGGTCACAGCCTGGCTGCTTACATCTCCATTTTGGATAAAGAACGTGTGAGAAAACTGACTACACGCATCCTCTCAGACACCACGCTCTGGCTCTGCAGACTCTTCCg GTATGAGAACGGCTCGGCGTATTACCACGAGGACGAGCGAGACGGGCTGCTGAAGGTGTGTCGGCTGGTCATTCACACGCACTATGACGATTACGCTGCAGAGGGATACAGTGTGTTCAGCGTCAGAGCACCGGTCATTTACCTGAGCGCAGCCTGCAGGCCAGGGCTGGGAGAACACCTGTGCAGCCAG TTGGGTCTGCCTCTGTCCAGCGTCTGCACCGTGCCGTGCAACACCATGTTCGGCTCTCAGCACCAAATG GACGTGGCCTTGCTGGACAAGCTCATCAAAGAGGACATCGAGGCTGGGAAACTTCCTCTGCTTTTAGTAGCAAACGCTG gAACTCCCGGCGCGGGTCATACAGACAAACTGAGTCGTCTGAAAGAGTTGTGTGTTCAGTACGGCGTGTGGCTCCACGCGGAGGG tgtcaatctggcaaccctggtgcTTGGGACCGTCTCCTCTGCAGTCACG gcaGCCACTAAGAGTGACAGTATGACGTTGACTCCTGGCCCATGGCTCGGACTCCCGGCTGTTCCTGCCGCGACTCTTTACAGACACGAGGATCCTGCGCTG tctttaGCAGCAGGTCTCACTTCCAGCCATCCAGTGGAGAAACTTCGGGCTCTTCCTCTCTGGCTTTCGTTGCAGTATCTTGGACACGATGGGATCGTAGAGAAGATCCAGCACGCCTCTCAGCTT AGTCAGCAGCTCCTGGCGCAGCTGAAGACTTTGTCCTCCATAAAGACGTCG GATGTCCTTGACAGTGAGATCTCTCTCCTGGAGGCTTTGAGTATG GTCGAGGATGACCTCAGTTCTCCAGTGGTCGTGTTCAGGTTCTCTCAAGATACAAGTTCAG CGTCGAGCGGAGGGTCAGCAGAGGGGTACTGTGGAGGAGACAGAGATGTACAGGATGCGCTAAACAGATGG CTCGGCGAGCAGTTAGCGCTGCTGGTCCCTGAGAGTGGCGTTGATGTGGTCGAGCTGGAGGATGAAGGCGTGTGTGTTCGCTTTAACCCTCTAATGACTGCTGCAG ctttgGGCACACAGCAGGCGGACGTAGCAGCTTTGGCGGAGAAGTTAGCGGAGACGATCCCCATGTTGAGCTCCACGCTGCGTTTGAGGCACGATTTCCGAGAGGAAGTTCTCCAATACGCCGCGCTGACGTACATCGAGGATTTGAGCTGGGCCGGACTCGGAGCTGTGAG GTACGAGCCGAAGACGACGGACATCGACGGAGCGAAGAGACGGCTGGAAGTGGAGAAGGTCAACGCTGAGCTGCTGAAGAAACTGAAGGACATGGACACCGAGCTGGAATTCTCAACAG GGCCTGAATTCGGTGAAGAGAAGGACTGTGTATTCATCGGGATGGCGTCAGAAGACCTGGACGTTTCGGTGTTGGTCGAAACCATCGCGTCTACGGGGAGAGAGATCGAGGAGAGCGGGAAG TTGTTAGAGAACATGACCGAGGTGGTGAGGAAGGGAATCCTGGAGGCCGAGCTGCAGCTTCAGAGATCTGCTGAGGAGAAACTCttggaggag GGGGTGCTGCGGCAGATTCCTCTGGTCGGCTCCATGCTCAACTGGCTCTCTCCGATTCAGAGCTCGGTGAAAGGCAGAACGTTCGATCTGACAGCAG GTTGCCTGGACAGCACTGAGCCGATTTACTCCATGAAGACTCAGACAAGTAAAGAGGCTTCACCCGAAACACCCACGTCTACACCCAAACGGCTTGCAG GACAAAAGCTGTTCCGACGCTCCACCGCCGGTTCGGAGTCGTGCAGCGAGACCAGCTCCGTCTGCCACCTCGACGAGTCTCTAAAGGAGGCGGAAGTTCCTCAACCTCTCGCGGGCGTGTCGGAGACGCCTCTGGAGCTCACGCAGGAAGTAGAAGTGTCAGATCAGCGCGTTCCCGAGGGCGAGGAGGAGTCCGACTCGATCAGATAG
- the pdxdc1 gene encoding pyridoxal-dependent decarboxylase domain-containing protein 1 isoform X1: MDPTLAEMGSHLSDAMKILESGQLETAQDTERRQLSWRDIPGPLQGDGQNFVTILQFIQNLMHDDEDKQGHRRMQCVGEQGHMALLGHSLAAYISILDKERVRKLTTRILSDTTLWLCRLFRYENGSAYYHEDERDGLLKVCRLVIHTHYDDYAAEGYSVFSVRAPVIYLSAACRPGLGEHLCSQLGLPLSSVCTVPCNTMFGSQHQMDVALLDKLIKEDIEAGKLPLLLVANAGTPGAGHTDKLSRLKELCVQYGVWLHAEGVNLATLVLGTVSSAVTAATKSDSMTLTPGPWLGLPAVPAATLYRHEDPALSLAAGLTSSHPVEKLRALPLWLSLQYLGHDGIVEKIQHASQLSQQLLAQLKTLSSIKTSDVLDSEISLLEALSMVEDDLSSPVVVFRFSQDTSSASSGGSAEGYCGGDRDVQDALNRWLGEQLALLVPESGVDVVELEDEGVCVRFNPLMTAAALGTQQADVAALAEKLAETIPMLSSTLRLRHDFREEVLQYAALTYIEDLSWAGLGAVRYEPKTTDIDGAKRRLEVEKVNAELLKKLKDMDTELEFSTGPEFGEEKDCVFIGMASEDLDVSVLVETIASTGREIEESGKLLENMTEVVRKGILEAELQLQRSAEEKLLEEGVLRQIPLVGSMLNWLSPIQSSVKGRTFDLTAGCLDSTEPIYSMKTQTSKEASPETPTSTPKRLAGQKLFRRSTAGSESCSETSSVCHLDESLKEAEVPQPLAGVSETPLELTQEVEVSDQRVPEGEEESDSIR; encoded by the exons ATGGATCCGACGCTTGCTGAAATGGGGAGCCACCTCTCTGATGCCATGAAGATTTTGGAGAGTGGCCAGCt AGAGACGGCGCAGGACACAGAGAGACGGCAGCTCAGCTGGAGAGACATTCCAGGACCTTTACAGGGAGA CGGACAGAACTTCGTGACGATACTGCAGTTCATTCAGAACCTCATGCATGATGACGAGGACAAGCAGGGACACCG cAGGATGCAGTGTGTTGGAGAGCAGGGTCACATGGCCTTACTGGGTCACAGCCTGGCTGCTTACATCTCCATTTTGGATAAAGAACGTGTGAGAAAACTGACTACACGCATCCTCTCAGACACCACGCTCTGGCTCTGCAGACTCTTCCg GTATGAGAACGGCTCGGCGTATTACCACGAGGACGAGCGAGACGGGCTGCTGAAGGTGTGTCGGCTGGTCATTCACACGCACTATGACGATTACGCTGCAGAGGGATACAGTGTGTTCAGCGTCAGAGCACCGGTCATTTACCTGAGCGCAGCCTGCAGGCCAGGGCTGGGAGAACACCTGTGCAGCCAG TTGGGTCTGCCTCTGTCCAGCGTCTGCACCGTGCCGTGCAACACCATGTTCGGCTCTCAGCACCAAATG GACGTGGCCTTGCTGGACAAGCTCATCAAAGAGGACATCGAGGCTGGGAAACTTCCTCTGCTTTTAGTAGCAAACGCTG gAACTCCCGGCGCGGGTCATACAGACAAACTGAGTCGTCTGAAAGAGTTGTGTGTTCAGTACGGCGTGTGGCTCCACGCGGAGGG tgtcaatctggcaaccctggtgcTTGGGACCGTCTCCTCTGCAGTCACG gcaGCCACTAAGAGTGACAGTATGACGTTGACTCCTGGCCCATGGCTCGGACTCCCGGCTGTTCCTGCCGCGACTCTTTACAGACACGAGGATCCTGCGCTG tctttaGCAGCAGGTCTCACTTCCAGCCATCCAGTGGAGAAACTTCGGGCTCTTCCTCTCTGGCTTTCGTTGCAGTATCTTGGACACGATGGGATCGTAGAGAAGATCCAGCACGCCTCTCAGCTT AGTCAGCAGCTCCTGGCGCAGCTGAAGACTTTGTCCTCCATAAAGACGTCG GATGTCCTTGACAGTGAGATCTCTCTCCTGGAGGCTTTGAGTATG GTCGAGGATGACCTCAGTTCTCCAGTGGTCGTGTTCAGGTTCTCTCAAGATACAAGTTCAG CGTCGAGCGGAGGGTCAGCAGAGGGGTACTGTGGAGGAGACAGAGATGTACAGGATGCGCTAAACAGATGG CTCGGCGAGCAGTTAGCGCTGCTGGTCCCTGAGAGTGGCGTTGATGTGGTCGAGCTGGAGGATGAAGGCGTGTGTGTTCGCTTTAACCCTCTAATGACTGCTGCAG ctttgGGCACACAGCAGGCGGACGTAGCAGCTTTGGCGGAGAAGTTAGCGGAGACGATCCCCATGTTGAGCTCCACGCTGCGTTTGAGGCACGATTTCCGAGAGGAAGTTCTCCAATACGCCGCGCTGACGTACATCGAGGATTTGAGCTGGGCCGGACTCGGAGCTGTGAG GTACGAGCCGAAGACGACGGACATCGACGGAGCGAAGAGACGGCTGGAAGTGGAGAAGGTCAACGCTGAGCTGCTGAAGAAACTGAAGGACATGGACACCGAGCTGGAATTCTCAACAG GGCCTGAATTCGGTGAAGAGAAGGACTGTGTATTCATCGGGATGGCGTCAGAAGACCTGGACGTTTCGGTGTTGGTCGAAACCATCGCGTCTACGGGGAGAGAGATCGAGGAGAGCGGGAAG TTGTTAGAGAACATGACCGAGGTGGTGAGGAAGGGAATCCTGGAGGCCGAGCTGCAGCTTCAGAGATCTGCTGAGGAGAAACTCttggaggag GGGGTGCTGCGGCAGATTCCTCTGGTCGGCTCCATGCTCAACTGGCTCTCTCCGATTCAGAGCTCGGTGAAAGGCAGAACGTTCGATCTGACAGCAG GTTGCCTGGACAGCACTGAGCCGATTTACTCCATGAAGACTCAGACAAGTAAAGAGGCTTCACCCGAAACACCCACGTCTACACCCAAACGGCTTGCAG GACAAAAGCTGTTCCGACGCTCCACCGCCGGTTCGGAGTCGTGCAGCGAGACCAGCTCCGTCTGCCACCTCGACGAGTCTCTAAAGGAGGCGGAAGTTCCTCAACCTCTCGCGGGCGTGTCGGAGACGCCTCTGGAGCTCACGCAGGAAGTAGAAGTGTCAGATCAGCGCGTTCCCGAGGGCGAGGAGGAGTCCGACTCGATCAGATAG